From Myxococcales bacterium, the proteins below share one genomic window:
- a CDS encoding protein kinase, translating into MSGALSGKSLGGGAYRLGRLLGQGAMGSVYEATQEAIGRAVAIKVLHAAMTGTLREDQLTRFQREARTAASLGHPNIVQITDFQWLPGEPPFLVMERLAGVSLGEVITREGRVAPTRAAFVASQALAALHAAHEAGIVHRDVKPDNLFLTPMPMVGDVVKVLDFGIAKLVDEAPLTRVGAMVGSPAYMPPEQAFGRPVDRRADVYAVGATLYHALSGALPVDARDVGEFMARVEAPVVPLEVRVPGLDPGLAAVVARAMAKLPEERFATADDMRRALAPWARPSAPVTGAIPAVPAAQPEFAQGSQSGFAQGSQPGFAQGSQPGFAQGSQPGFAQGSQPGFAQGSQPGFAQGSQPGFAQGSQPGFAQGSQPGFAQGSQPGFAQGSQPGFAQGSQPGFAQGSQPGFAQGSQPGLAQGSQPGFAQGSQPGFAQGSQAGFSQGFSGVAPTPSAAGRPRSVVPIVIAVVVGLGLVAAVVGTLALRHATSSAPTAEGAAPSAPPSAPALVVSAPPEPPVPSAPSAQASASAPNAPRGKGPGSTGAVDASAPPQAPDAGSRIREAITTCAVVQKGMPVHGADPGVASVNARVRNCRVDAANCLLANPGNPRREYSVAIQPGTKKAVAQSISQRYCDGLDYCVTNAVSMSPFVTVTADHFTLGCTITPIP; encoded by the coding sequence ATGTCAGGGGCGTTGAGCGGGAAATCGCTCGGGGGCGGGGCCTATCGGCTCGGGCGTTTGCTCGGGCAGGGCGCCATGGGGTCCGTCTACGAGGCTACCCAAGAGGCCATCGGGCGCGCGGTCGCGATCAAGGTGCTTCACGCGGCCATGACGGGCACCCTGCGCGAGGACCAGCTCACGCGGTTCCAGCGCGAGGCCCGGACGGCCGCGTCCCTCGGGCACCCGAACATCGTGCAGATTACAGACTTCCAGTGGCTGCCCGGCGAGCCTCCTTTCCTCGTCATGGAGCGCCTCGCCGGGGTCTCCCTCGGGGAGGTGATCACGCGGGAGGGCAGGGTCGCGCCCACGCGCGCCGCGTTCGTCGCGTCGCAGGCGCTCGCGGCGCTCCATGCGGCCCACGAGGCCGGGATCGTCCACAGGGACGTCAAGCCCGACAACCTCTTCCTGACGCCGATGCCGATGGTCGGCGACGTGGTCAAGGTGCTCGATTTCGGCATCGCGAAGCTCGTCGACGAGGCTCCGCTCACCCGGGTCGGGGCGATGGTGGGCTCGCCCGCGTACATGCCTCCGGAGCAGGCTTTCGGTCGCCCCGTCGATCGCCGCGCCGACGTCTACGCGGTGGGCGCGACGCTCTACCACGCGCTCTCGGGGGCGCTCCCGGTCGACGCGCGCGACGTGGGCGAGTTCATGGCGCGGGTCGAGGCTCCGGTCGTCCCCCTCGAGGTCCGCGTGCCCGGCCTCGATCCGGGGCTCGCCGCGGTCGTCGCACGGGCGATGGCCAAGCTCCCCGAGGAGAGGTTCGCGACCGCCGACGACATGCGCCGCGCGCTCGCCCCCTGGGCGCGTCCGTCCGCCCCGGTCACAGGCGCGATCCCTGCGGTCCCTGCCGCACAGCCCGAGTTCGCCCAAGGGTCGCAATCTGGGTTTGCGCAAGGGTCGCAGCCTGGGTTCGCGCAAGGGTCGCAGCCCGGGTTCGCCCAAGGGTCGCAGCCTGGGTTCGCGCAAGGGTCGCAGCCTGGGTTTGCGCAAGGGTCGCAGCCTGGGTTCGCGCAAGGGTCGCAGCCTGGGTTTGCGCAAGGGTCGCAGCCTGGGTTTGCGCAAGGGTCGCAGCCCGGGTTCGCGCAAGGGTCGCAGCCTGGGTTCGCGCAGGGGTCGCAGCCAGGGTTTGCGCAAGGGTCGCAGCCTGGGTTTGCGCAAGGGTCGCAGCCTGGGTTCGCGCAAGGGTCGCAGCCTGGGTTGGCCCAAGGGTCGCAGCCCGGGTTTGCGCAAGGGTCGCAGCCCGGGTTCGCGCAGGGGTCACAGGCGGGTTTTTCGCAGGGGTTCTCAGGAGTTGCACCGACGCCATCCGCTGCGGGGCGACCACGTTCCGTTGTCCCGATCGTGATCGCGGTCGTCGTCGGGCTCGGGCTCGTGGCCGCCGTCGTGGGGACCCTCGCGCTTCGCCACGCCACGAGCTCCGCACCGACGGCCGAGGGGGCAGCGCCCTCGGCTCCCCCTTCGGCCCCGGCACTCGTCGTGAGCGCTCCCCCCGAGCCTCCGGTCCCGTCGGCTCCATCCGCGCAGGCGAGCGCGTCCGCGCCGAATGCCCCTCGGGGGAAGGGCCCGGGTTCGACCGGTGCGGTCGACGCCTCCGCCCCTCCACAGGCCCCCGATGCCGGATCCCGCATTCGTGAGGCCATCACCACGTGCGCGGTCGTCCAGAAGGGGATGCCCGTACATGGCGCGGATCCCGGGGTCGCGAGCGTCAACGCCCGCGTTCGAAACTGCCGGGTCGACGCGGCCAACTGCCTGCTCGCCAATCCGGGAAACCCGCGTCGCGAGTACTCCGTGGCCATCCAACCGGGCACCAAGAAGGCCGTCGCGCAGTCGATCTCCCAGCGATACTGCGATGGCCTCGACTACTGCGTCACGAACGCTGTCAGCATGAGCCCGTTCGTCACGGTCACGGCCGACCACTTCACGCTCGGGTGCACGATCACGCCGATCCCGTAG
- a CDS encoding cellulase family glycosylhydrolase, with amino-acid sequence MRRGGRERMRGLGIVAAVVGALGIACGGTDGTGEPPTAPACRGDAFEGAPLSIRCGAFVDAEGREVRLFGVNARVAGLFDVTFDDGRTALEPIPDFTAADATNIRSMGFNALRLPLNWSGLEPTESGGFSKAYLARTAEVVELAKAAGLYVLLDMHQDAYSKEIGEDGAPYWAIVPPPPERLGGPLVDLEARRLSKPVAAAFETFFGSTSEGVRLRARFAKATAEVARAFADDPAVVGIEAFNEPLGTDGAIEAFHREIVSAVHAVAPKKLVFFEPSALRNLTDRASIPTRPLGPGTVYAPHVYTLAFTGTEASVAAMTRETLRPSNENAALEAEAWGTPLVVGEFGFSPKSPRFSDYVAYQSELQDELHASSFFWLWKEDSQGAWGFFDRKDGTWAERPDVVAAMTRMRLERVAGRLERVVYDKISETLTFSFFGIEGASGERLRSRVGTGRLRGELSVTCDGKGLAAEGTGPIAIPCGGAGRHEVVVRRLGAR; translated from the coding sequence ATGCGTCGAGGGGGACGGGAACGGATGCGGGGGCTCGGGATCGTGGCCGCTGTCGTCGGCGCGCTCGGGATCGCCTGTGGGGGCACCGACGGCACCGGAGAGCCTCCGACGGCGCCCGCGTGCCGGGGCGACGCCTTCGAGGGGGCGCCTCTCTCGATCCGGTGCGGGGCCTTCGTCGACGCGGAGGGCCGCGAGGTCCGGCTCTTCGGGGTGAACGCTCGGGTGGCAGGGCTCTTCGACGTCACCTTCGACGACGGGCGCACGGCGCTCGAGCCGATCCCGGACTTCACCGCGGCCGACGCCACCAACATCCGCTCGATGGGCTTCAACGCGCTCCGTCTGCCGCTGAACTGGTCGGGGCTCGAGCCTACCGAATCGGGAGGCTTCTCGAAGGCGTACCTCGCCCGCACCGCCGAGGTGGTCGAGCTCGCGAAGGCCGCGGGGCTGTACGTCCTGCTCGACATGCACCAAGACGCGTACTCGAAGGAGATCGGCGAGGATGGCGCGCCCTACTGGGCGATCGTCCCTCCCCCGCCCGAGAGGCTCGGGGGCCCGCTCGTCGACCTCGAAGCGCGTCGGCTCTCGAAGCCCGTCGCGGCCGCGTTCGAGACGTTCTTCGGGAGCACGTCCGAGGGGGTGCGCCTCCGGGCCCGCTTCGCGAAGGCCACGGCCGAGGTCGCGCGCGCCTTCGCCGACGACCCCGCCGTCGTGGGCATCGAGGCCTTCAACGAGCCCCTCGGCACCGACGGGGCCATCGAGGCCTTCCACCGCGAGATCGTTTCCGCGGTGCACGCCGTGGCGCCGAAAAAGCTCGTCTTTTTCGAGCCTTCGGCCCTCCGCAACCTGACCGATCGCGCCTCCATCCCGACGCGCCCGCTCGGCCCTGGGACCGTGTACGCGCCCCACGTGTACACGCTCGCGTTCACCGGCACCGAGGCCTCGGTCGCCGCCATGACCCGCGAGACGCTGCGGCCCTCGAACGAGAACGCCGCCCTCGAAGCCGAGGCGTGGGGCACGCCGCTCGTCGTCGGCGAGTTCGGATTTTCGCCGAAATCCCCGAGATTTTCGGACTACGTCGCCTACCAGAGCGAGCTCCAGGACGAGCTCCACGCGAGCTCCTTTTTCTGGCTCTGGAAAGAAGACAGCCAGGGCGCGTGGGGGTTCTTCGACCGCAAGGACGGTACCTGGGCCGAGCGCCCCGACGTCGTCGCCGCGATGACTCGGATGAGGCTCGAGCGGGTCGCGGGCAGGCTCGAGCGCGTGGTGTACGATAAGATCTCGGAAACACTCACCTTCTCGTTCTTCGGGATCGAGGGCGCTTCGGGGGAGCGTCTCCGGAGCCGCGTCGGCACGGGGAGGCTCCGCGGCGAGCTGTCGGTCACGTGCGACGGGAAGGGCCTCGCGGCCGAGGGCACGGGCCCCATCGCCATCCCGTGCGGGGGGGCAGGTCGGCACGAGGTGGTCGTCCGCAGGCTCGGGGCGCGCTGA
- a CDS encoding protein kinase, which produces MNPTIDILRGELERLFTLEEMTSMSERLLGLDPVDVGGTSAKGSFARALTERCVDGERIEALVDVLRVQKREVDPRIFDIAALLGHDDFAPGRQVGELTIQKKLGESDMSTVYVALKGGEPYALKILRREAARDRRAVHRFLTANRLVAALSHPGLPEGLEAGELGDGLYFVAYKHVEGGPLSQRFARTGASHVGELKPLLRGILEPLAAMHKAQLAHGDLKMENVLLAQKGPPVLIDFGTDRLRHRGAGTNGKQLAVIGSPRTIAPEIVRGKVADAKADVYAFGALLYELVSGKPVFPSETLADAAFAHLAKEPEPPSAKAPRGWISKEVDAFVLSLLHKDPARRPKDAQALLESIETIGRASMSVRPAAPIAPEKVDELLAKLAESPADADAAMAAEQAIDQGADALKVGEALVAAAEKVGSETDEAKEGKKAILFRAARAFDHGDDKAKAESAYVTILELDPADDTAFNALEAVRKSLGKYEELVEMLLERSQTAPPGAARARALAEIGRLYATELDDVDQSLVAYAQALCETPQDDEIASEIERLAGSKAAAWNEALGTLTEAIKQPDLAASDRAALLVRAGRWYEHKLQRADLALLAFQQVLAHEPSNEAASEGLSTIYRRAQQWPELSNLLLSRADAAGGTPKARDLRVEAAELLESKLSDTKRASDIFSSVLSDDPGHVRAGDALARIAERTGDFQTLVKILGERAEARRGREKAEALCKVAEVYEDHLSDLAEATRRFEAVLAIDPQNLTALKGLDRIFNRTGRYRELLEVLERQIQVAATPRQKITILERMSALHDEEFLDHAKAAECLEDILVIDGSNDAALTALARHYRALDKWEKVVAIYEKHGQVTTEDSRKVELLVAKARTLAEHVGSPERATKAYEQALALRPDHAGALEALAQLRELSGDAHAALSAIEALALKAETPEQKADLWMRAARLLEARGDKDGAIERTKLALEANPKDAAASSALRKAYAERGDAQAVVALVEKELTHAEGNLAKARLHAELAKVWKAEGANDKAEQAAKRATDLDASNADALLVLGDLAFEDGRMLEASKLYESLVTRTQVLAKDDAVRVLVRFIEAFGKTNRPSMPSIPPLSETGSVSSIKSVAPPSMTNPRMLAAIEALKEQAQGNVEALSRAASALFDFGDPQSAYRMHEDLIQKYGAKLVGTDKAEALYHLGESARRSGDLAAAEKPLKEAADIDPSNPRPFRALAKVYDALERWADAVAVRKRRVEIATGTERFELLLEMGDIQFQKLQDRAGAQKNYVSALEEKPDDRKLLTKLMQLYSEEQNWAKLIDVVTRLADFVDDPKQRAKYMHTAATIAGRQMKSVDQAIGFYEKALSFDPGIAKAVDELLELYREKGDHTKVERMLKQQIEGAKTAGDRAAIVKILDQLGELYEKHLKEPELAIDAYEAAQAFDADEKGRQEKLAELYASDPAQYLDKAVRAQAQILRKNPYRVESYKLLRKLFTDAKRPDPAWCLCQALAVLKLAEPDEERFYKKHRAENAAAAQAALGEDEWAKLAHPELDPLVTRIFALIQPTIIRTRTQSLEEQGFDPRYAIDTSLHPYPVSQTLYYVQGVLGLTPPQVFQNPNDPGTLGFVHAHTPAVVLGRGAFELNAPTQVLAFLAGRHLASFRQGFYVRHLVPTGTGLKAWLFAAIKLVVPQFPVAGELAGQVDEALQAMTQDFQGQARDVLASVVTKLLQAGGALDLKRWVASIDYTADRAGFLLAHDLQVTTEAMRTHEDGSSVPVKERMKELVLFSTSEDYFALRQKLSIAIDS; this is translated from the coding sequence ATGAACCCGACGATTGACATCCTCCGTGGCGAGCTCGAGCGACTTTTCACGCTCGAAGAAATGACCAGCATGAGCGAGAGGCTCCTGGGGCTCGATCCGGTGGACGTCGGTGGCACGTCGGCCAAAGGCTCGTTCGCCCGCGCCCTCACCGAGCGCTGCGTCGACGGCGAGCGCATCGAGGCCCTCGTCGACGTGCTCCGCGTGCAAAAACGCGAGGTCGACCCGCGCATCTTCGACATCGCCGCCCTGCTCGGCCACGACGACTTCGCTCCCGGTCGCCAGGTGGGCGAGCTCACCATCCAGAAGAAGCTCGGCGAGAGCGACATGTCGACGGTCTACGTGGCCTTGAAGGGCGGCGAGCCGTACGCGCTCAAGATCCTCCGCCGGGAGGCCGCGCGCGACCGCCGCGCCGTCCACCGCTTCCTCACGGCGAACCGCCTCGTCGCGGCGCTCTCGCACCCGGGGCTCCCCGAGGGGCTCGAGGCCGGTGAGCTCGGCGATGGCCTCTATTTCGTGGCGTACAAACACGTCGAAGGTGGGCCGCTGTCGCAGCGCTTCGCGCGCACGGGCGCGTCGCACGTGGGCGAGCTGAAGCCGCTCCTCCGCGGCATTTTGGAGCCGCTCGCCGCCATGCACAAAGCGCAGCTCGCGCACGGCGATCTCAAGATGGAGAACGTGCTCCTCGCGCAGAAGGGCCCACCCGTCCTCATCGACTTCGGCACCGACCGCCTCCGTCACCGCGGCGCGGGCACGAACGGCAAGCAGCTCGCCGTCATCGGCTCGCCGCGCACCATCGCCCCCGAGATCGTGCGGGGCAAGGTCGCCGACGCGAAGGCCGACGTCTACGCGTTCGGCGCGCTCCTCTACGAGCTCGTCTCGGGCAAGCCCGTGTTCCCCTCGGAGACGCTCGCCGACGCGGCGTTCGCGCACCTCGCCAAGGAGCCCGAGCCCCCGAGCGCCAAGGCCCCGCGTGGCTGGATTTCCAAAGAGGTCGACGCGTTCGTCCTCTCGCTCCTCCACAAAGATCCGGCCCGCCGCCCGAAAGACGCCCAGGCGCTCCTCGAGTCGATCGAGACCATCGGCCGTGCCAGCATGTCGGTGCGCCCGGCGGCGCCGATCGCACCCGAGAAGGTCGACGAGCTCTTGGCGAAGCTCGCCGAGTCTCCGGCCGACGCCGACGCCGCCATGGCCGCCGAGCAGGCGATCGACCAGGGGGCGGACGCGCTCAAGGTCGGCGAGGCGCTCGTCGCGGCCGCCGAGAAGGTCGGCTCCGAGACCGACGAGGCCAAGGAAGGCAAAAAGGCCATCCTCTTCCGCGCGGCGCGCGCGTTCGATCACGGCGACGACAAGGCGAAGGCCGAGTCGGCCTACGTGACGATCCTCGAGCTCGATCCGGCCGACGACACCGCCTTCAACGCCCTCGAGGCCGTCCGCAAGAGCCTCGGCAAGTACGAGGAGCTCGTCGAGATGCTGCTCGAGCGCAGCCAGACCGCTCCCCCCGGCGCGGCCCGTGCGCGCGCCTTGGCGGAGATCGGGCGCCTCTACGCGACCGAGCTCGACGACGTCGATCAGTCCCTCGTCGCCTACGCCCAGGCCCTCTGCGAGACGCCACAAGACGACGAAATCGCAAGCGAAATCGAACGTTTGGCGGGCTCCAAGGCCGCGGCCTGGAACGAGGCGCTCGGCACCCTGACCGAGGCCATCAAGCAGCCCGACCTCGCCGCCTCGGACCGCGCCGCGCTCCTCGTGCGCGCGGGGCGTTGGTACGAGCACAAGCTCCAGCGCGCCGACCTCGCCCTCCTGGCCTTCCAGCAGGTGCTCGCGCACGAGCCGTCGAACGAGGCGGCCTCGGAGGGCCTCTCGACGATTTACCGCCGCGCCCAGCAGTGGCCCGAGCTCTCGAATCTCCTTTTGTCCCGCGCCGACGCCGCCGGTGGAACGCCGAAGGCTCGCGATCTGCGCGTCGAGGCGGCCGAGCTGCTCGAGTCGAAGCTCTCGGACACGAAGCGCGCGAGCGACATCTTCTCGTCCGTCCTCTCCGACGATCCGGGCCACGTGCGCGCCGGCGACGCCCTCGCGCGTATCGCGGAGCGCACGGGAGACTTCCAGACGCTGGTCAAGATCCTCGGCGAGCGAGCCGAGGCGCGCCGTGGCCGCGAGAAGGCCGAGGCGCTCTGCAAGGTCGCGGAGGTCTACGAGGATCACCTCTCCGATCTCGCCGAGGCGACCCGCAGGTTCGAGGCCGTGCTCGCGATCGACCCGCAGAACCTGACGGCGCTGAAGGGCCTCGATCGCATCTTCAACCGCACGGGCCGCTACCGCGAGCTGCTCGAGGTCTTGGAGCGCCAGATCCAGGTGGCGGCGACGCCCCGCCAGAAGATCACCATCCTCGAGCGCATGTCGGCCCTCCACGACGAGGAGTTCCTCGATCACGCGAAGGCCGCCGAGTGCCTCGAGGACATCCTCGTCATCGACGGCTCGAACGACGCCGCCCTCACGGCGCTCGCGCGTCACTACCGAGCGCTCGACAAGTGGGAGAAGGTGGTCGCCATCTACGAGAAGCACGGGCAGGTCACCACCGAGGACAGCCGCAAGGTCGAGCTGCTCGTGGCGAAGGCCCGCACCCTCGCCGAGCACGTCGGGTCTCCCGAGCGCGCGACCAAGGCCTACGAGCAGGCGCTCGCCCTCCGCCCGGATCACGCCGGCGCGCTCGAGGCGCTCGCCCAGCTCCGTGAGCTCTCGGGCGACGCCCACGCCGCCCTCTCGGCGATCGAGGCGCTCGCCCTCAAGGCCGAGACGCCCGAACAGAAAGCCGACCTCTGGATGCGCGCGGCCCGCCTCCTCGAGGCCCGCGGCGACAAGGACGGCGCGATCGAGCGCACGAAGCTCGCCCTCGAGGCGAACCCGAAGGACGCCGCGGCCTCGTCGGCGCTTCGCAAGGCCTACGCCGAGCGTGGCGACGCGCAGGCCGTCGTCGCCCTCGTCGAGAAGGAGCTCACGCACGCGGAGGGGAACCTCGCGAAGGCGCGCCTCCACGCCGAGCTCGCCAAGGTGTGGAAGGCCGAGGGCGCGAACGACAAGGCCGAGCAGGCCGCGAAGCGCGCCACCGACCTCGACGCGTCGAACGCCGACGCGCTGCTCGTCCTCGGGGATCTCGCCTTCGAGGACGGGCGCATGCTCGAGGCCTCGAAGCTCTACGAGTCGCTCGTCACCCGCACCCAGGTCCTCGCGAAGGACGACGCCGTGCGCGTGCTCGTTCGCTTCATCGAGGCGTTCGGCAAGACCAACCGCCCCTCGATGCCGTCGATCCCGCCGCTCTCGGAGACGGGCAGCGTGAGCTCGATCAAGTCGGTGGCGCCGCCGTCGATGACGAACCCGCGCATGCTCGCGGCCATCGAGGCCTTGAAGGAGCAGGCGCAGGGTAACGTCGAGGCGCTCTCCCGCGCGGCCTCGGCCCTCTTCGACTTCGGCGACCCTCAGTCGGCCTACCGGATGCACGAGGATCTGATCCAGAAGTACGGCGCGAAGCTCGTCGGGACCGACAAGGCCGAGGCCCTCTACCACCTCGGCGAGAGCGCGAGGCGCAGCGGCGATCTCGCCGCCGCCGAGAAGCCCCTCAAAGAAGCGGCGGACATCGATCCGTCGAATCCTCGGCCTTTCCGCGCACTTGCGAAGGTGTACGACGCGCTCGAGCGCTGGGCCGACGCCGTCGCCGTGCGAAAGCGCCGGGTCGAGATCGCGACCGGGACCGAGCGGTTCGAGCTCCTGCTCGAGATGGGCGACATCCAATTCCAGAAGCTCCAGGACCGCGCGGGCGCGCAGAAGAACTACGTCTCGGCGCTCGAAGAGAAGCCCGACGATCGCAAGCTCCTCACGAAGCTCATGCAGCTCTATTCGGAGGAGCAGAACTGGGCGAAGCTCATCGACGTCGTCACGCGCCTCGCGGACTTCGTCGACGACCCGAAGCAGCGCGCGAAGTACATGCACACCGCGGCGACGATCGCCGGGCGCCAGATGAAGAGCGTCGATCAGGCGATCGGGTTCTACGAGAAGGCGCTCTCGTTCGACCCGGGCATCGCCAAGGCCGTGGACGAGCTCCTCGAGCTCTACCGCGAGAAGGGCGATCACACGAAGGTCGAGCGCATGCTGAAGCAGCAGATCGAAGGCGCGAAGACCGCCGGGGATCGCGCGGCCATCGTGAAGATCCTCGACCAGCTCGGGGAGCTCTACGAGAAGCACCTCAAGGAGCCCGAGCTCGCGATCGACGCGTACGAGGCCGCCCAAGCCTTCGACGCCGACGAGAAGGGCCGCCAAGAGAAGCTCGCCGAGCTCTACGCGTCCGACCCGGCCCAGTACCTCGACAAGGCCGTGCGCGCGCAGGCTCAGATCCTGCGGAAAAACCCGTACCGCGTCGAGAGCTACAAGCTCCTCCGCAAGCTCTTCACGGACGCGAAGCGGCCCGACCCGGCGTGGTGCCTCTGCCAGGCCCTCGCGGTGCTCAAGCTCGCCGAGCCCGACGAGGAGCGCTTCTACAAGAAGCACCGCGCCGAGAACGCCGCCGCCGCGCAGGCCGCCCTCGGCGAGGACGAGTGGGCGAAGCTCGCGCACCCCGAGCTGGACCCGCTCGTGACGCGCATCTTCGCGCTCATCCAGCCGACGATCATCCGCACCCGCACGCAGTCGCTCGAGGAGCAGGGCTTCGACCCGCGCTACGCGATCGACACGTCGCTCCACCCGTACCCCGTCTCGCAGACGCTCTACTACGTGCAAGGGGTGCTCGGGCTCACGCCGCCGCAGGTGTTCCAGAACCCGAACGATCCGGGGACGCTCGGCTTCGTTCACGCGCACACCCCTGCCGTCGTGCTCGGCCGTGGTGCCTTCGAGCTCAACGCGCCCACGCAGGTGCTCGCGTTCCTCGCGGGGCGCCACCTCGCGTCCTTCCGCCAAGGGTTCTACGTCCGCCACCTCGTCCCGACCGGGACGGGCCTCAAGGCGTGGCTCTTCGCGGCCATCAAGCTCGTCGTGCCGCAGTTCCCGGTCGCGGGCGAGCTCGCCGGTCAGGTCGACGAGGCCCTCCAGGCCATGACCCAAGACTTCCAAGGTCAGGCGCGTGACGTGCTCGCGAGCGTGGTCACGAAGCTCCTCCAGGCGGGCGGCGCGCTCGACCTGAAGCGCTGGGTCGCGTCGATCGACTACACCGCCGATCGCGCGGGCTTCCTCTTGGCACACGACCTCCAGGTCACGACCGAGGCGATGCGCACGCACGAGGACGGGTCGAGCGTCCCGGTGAAGGAGCGCATGAAGGAGCTCGTGCTCTTCAGCACCTCGGAAGACTACTTCGCGCTCCGCCAGAAGCTCTCGATCGCGATCGACTCTTGA
- a CDS encoding tryptophan 7-halogenase has protein sequence MTTPHDFDVTILGHGLAGAFLARQLRLELGPDLRILVLEAAHAIRDYKVGESTVEVAANYMIRRLGLQTYLYQHQLPKNGVRFFFDNEEKSLPLTSMSEMGTDRLPFHPAFQLERASFERDLLAMNLEAGVDVRLGTDVIDVTIAPDGPHTVVFRNAAGEQRVTTRFVVDAAGRRQFLLKKLGIPIHKETRLNTASSWARFKNVRGFDARGDEAWRDRVRHTSRHLSTNHLMYDGYWIWFIPLAGDLMSVGVVFDKDRIPERPLDREAFCAFVKRHAAGAELLEGAELVDFEAYAHLPYYADRYFSEDRWATTGFAGAFVDPFYSPGSDFIAIANEMVVELVKHDRAGDTAGFRERIDVFNQYYRFWYERTLRIYARLYATFGSYEVFRLKYMLDFNNYYNLVVWPFMADKYRDVAWLRGELRFVDRVIQAQDTMATQFVALADMLRAKGEYHAQNEGHWHNVLAGVIRLQDKLGKTMDETFRRDQVQAAYSSVFGALVERMSGHAGISNRQAFLGELSFPTVVLFKDVTTESVGALFDRVGLRLKKALAREFPETPITRVVVRADEAQVELAQGTPDDALAARARELWEARGDSLAHIVL, from the coding sequence ATGACGACGCCTCACGATTTCGACGTCACGATCCTCGGCCATGGCCTCGCGGGAGCGTTCCTCGCGCGACAGCTCCGCTTGGAGCTCGGGCCGGATCTTCGGATTCTCGTGCTGGAGGCGGCCCACGCCATCCGCGACTACAAGGTCGGCGAGTCGACGGTCGAGGTCGCTGCAAACTACATGATCCGGAGGCTCGGCCTCCAGACCTACCTCTACCAACATCAGCTCCCGAAGAACGGCGTGCGGTTCTTCTTCGACAACGAAGAGAAGTCTCTACCGCTCACGTCCATGAGCGAGATGGGCACCGACCGGTTGCCCTTTCACCCGGCGTTCCAGCTCGAGCGCGCGTCGTTCGAGCGCGATCTCCTCGCGATGAACCTCGAGGCCGGCGTCGACGTGCGCCTCGGGACCGACGTGATCGACGTCACCATCGCGCCCGATGGCCCGCACACGGTCGTGTTCCGAAACGCGGCCGGCGAGCAGCGGGTCACGACCCGGTTCGTCGTCGACGCGGCCGGGCGCAGGCAATTTCTCCTGAAGAAGCTCGGCATCCCCATCCACAAGGAGACACGCCTCAACACCGCCTCGTCGTGGGCGCGGTTCAAGAACGTGCGCGGCTTCGACGCCCGCGGAGACGAGGCCTGGCGCGACCGCGTACGCCACACCTCGCGGCACCTCTCGACGAACCACCTCATGTACGACGGCTACTGGATCTGGTTCATCCCGCTCGCGGGGGACCTCATGAGCGTGGGCGTCGTGTTCGACAAGGATCGCATCCCCGAGCGCCCGCTCGACCGCGAGGCGTTCTGCGCGTTCGTGAAGCGGCACGCGGCCGGAGCCGAGCTGCTCGAGGGAGCCGAGCTCGTCGACTTCGAGGCGTACGCGCACCTGCCCTACTACGCCGATCGCTATTTCTCCGAGGATCGCTGGGCGACGACGGGCTTCGCGGGGGCTTTCGTGGATCCGTTCTACTCGCCGGGCTCCGACTTCATCGCCATCGCGAACGAGATGGTGGTGGAGCTCGTGAAGCACGACCGCGCAGGAGACACCGCGGGCTTTCGCGAGCGGATCGACGTCTTCAACCAGTACTACCGGTTCTGGTACGAGCGCACCCTCCGCATCTACGCGCGGCTCTACGCCACGTTCGGCTCGTACGAGGTCTTTCGCCTCAAGTACATGCTCGACTTCAACAACTACTATAACCTCGTCGTCTGGCCGTTCATGGCCGACAAATACCGCGACGTCGCGTGGCTCCGAGGCGAGCTCCGGTTCGTCGACAGGGTCATCCAAGCGCAGGACACGATGGCGACGCAGTTCGTCGCGCTCGCCGACATGCTCCGCGCGAAGGGCGAGTACCACGCCCAGAACGAGGGCCACTGGCACAACGTGCTCGCGGGGGTCATCCGCCTCCAGGACAAGCTCGGAAAGACCATGGACGAGACGTTCCGGCGCGACCAGGTCCAGGCCGCGTACTCGAGCGTGTTCGGCGCGCTCGTCGAGCGCATGAGCGGTCACGCGGGGATCTCGAACCGTCAGGCTTTCCTCGGGGAGCTGTCGTTCCCCACGGTCGTGCTCTTCAAGGACGTGACGACCGAGAGCGTCGGCGCGCTCTTCGACCGGGTCGGGTTGCGCCTCAAGAAGGCGCTCGCGCGCGAGTTCCCCGAGACGCCGATCACGCGGGTCGTCGTGCGCGCCGACGAGGCCCAGGTCGAGCTCGCGCAGGGCACCCCCGACGACGCGCTCGCGGCGCGCGCGCGGGAGCTCTGGGAGGCGCGCGGAGACTCGCTCGCGCACATCGTGCTCTGA